From a single Apium graveolens cultivar Ventura chromosome 2, ASM990537v1, whole genome shotgun sequence genomic region:
- the LOC141698447 gene encoding uncharacterized protein LOC141698447, with the protein MKTLFLTQFQAAVKYTPPVTTLANVKQKEGESLTSYFKRFNAESTLVRGATDETLKILLIAGLRVGTDFWKHLQGKDPVSLADVLAQAESFKAIEQSLAETKKNDNTHNSKGRSKRRDRSLSPDYRRNARSPNRVNTVSSRREWSPPSNYERRVSNYTPLAASIDHIFEVNKDREIFKKPDHLTSWKSRDKKKYCDYHESTGHDTHECRHLRDEIEELIKAGYLGEWIGKVKRRRGLDDKGKDEKLTPRAEDVEKMAEVKFQRAGSIRAIFGGHPFVGDSNRALEKNAREARHPPLTNIHSLEDRPPKVFKGESADITLKEKKSRWVHHPHNDALVITMLIGAMNVHRVFLDNGSSTNILYYSTYKKLGFPDSDMYFEDAHVYGFTGEALRVMGSVRLPVTLGEGALSVTQMIDFKVLD; encoded by the coding sequence atgaaaactttgtttttaacacaATTCCAAGCCGCGGTGAAGTATACACCACCTGTTACCACGCTGGCTAATGTGAAACAAAAGGAAGGAGAAAGTTTGACTTCGTATTTCAAGAGGTTTAATGCAGAATCTACTTTGGTGAGGGGTGCCACTGATGAAACATTGAAAATATTGCTTATAGCTGGGTTGCGTGTGGGGACGGATTTCTGGAAGCACCTGCAAGGGAAGGACCCAGTGTCGCTAGCTGATGTGCTTGCGCAGGCGGAGTCGTTCAAAGCGATCGAGCAGTCGCTtgcagaaacaaaaaagaatgataatacccataactccaaggggcgaTCCAAGAGAAGGGACAGATCCTTGAGCCCAGATTATCGGCGAAATGCCAGAAGCCCTAACAGGGTAAATACTGTGAGCTCGCGGAGAGAATGGAGCCCACCATCGAACTACGAGAGAAGAGTTAGCAATTATACACCGCTGGCGgcgtccattgatcatatcttcgagGTAAATAAGGATAGAGAAATCTTCAAGAAGCCCGACCATTTAACTTCATGGAAGAGCAGAGACAAGAAGAAGTATTGTGACTACCATGAGTCTACTGGCCATGACACCCATGAGTGTCGCCACTTACGGGATGagattgaggaattgatcaaggcaGGATACCTAGGAGAATGGATTGGCAAGGTAAAACGACGCAGGGGACTTGACGACAAAGGTAAGGATGAAAAACTGACCCCGCGGGCGGAGGATGTCGAAAAAATGGCAGAGGTCAAGTTTCAGAGGGCTGGCAGTATcagggcaatttttggaggacaccctttTGTTGGTGATAGTAATCGAGCACTGGAGAAAAACGCGAGAGAAGCGCGACATCCACCGCTCACCAACATCCACAGCTTGGAAGATAGACCCCCGAAGGTCTTTAAGGGGGAGTCCGCTGATATTACGTTAAAGGAAAAAAAATCTAGGTGGGTGCATCATCCCCACAATGATGCGCTGGTAATTACCATGCTCATTGGGGCGATGAACGTACATCGAGTCTTCTTGGATAATGGGAGTTCTACAAACATCTTGTACTACAGCACCTACAAAAAGCTGGGTTTTCCAGATAGTGACATGTATTTCGAAGATGCGCACGTCTATGGCTTTACTGGGGAAGCATTGAGAGTCATGGGTTCTGTCAGGCTTCCCGTCACACTCGGGGAAGGGGCCTTGTCGGTTACCCAAATGATAGATTTCAAGGTGCTAGATTAG
- the LOC141698461 gene encoding uncharacterized protein LOC141698461, whose product MCIATEKDWDDITFGVDNEVDMYAVSFVKDAEAMVIRGDLGAELLVEEVPSLQEEIIRLCCSMGKAVIVATNMLENMIVHPTRTFSMTNITSLSFVSLDISGDNYLSWVQDIKLHLGSKKLIDTIKAENKSTAEKNFTSIIFLRHHMHEDLKSEYLEVKDPFILWENLKDRFDHQKLVYLPAAENDWANLRLQDFKSVRAYSSALFKISSRLIMCGEKVTEKRKIDKTLSTFHPNNINLAEMYRKHKFTKFGDLLSTLLVAEQNHELVIKNHQSRPTGSAPLPEINNMSFQQNIRGKGYRGG is encoded by the exons ATGTGCATTGCAACAGAAAAAGACTGGGATGATATCACATTTGGAGTGGACAATGAAGTTGACATGTATGCAGTTTCCTTTGTTAAAGATGCTGAG GCCATGGTTATTAGAGGAGATCTTGGTGCTGAGCTTCTGGTTGAGGAGGTCCCATCATTGCAG GAAGAGATAATTAGGTTGTGTTGTAGTATGGGGAAAGCTGTTATAGTGGCAACAAATATGCTGGAAAACATGATTGTTCATCCGACACGAAC ATTTAGTATGACAAATATTACAAGCTTGTCGTTCGTTTCCTTGGACATTTCTGGcgataattatttatcatgggtACAAGATATAAAGTTGCACTTGGGTTCAAAGAAATTAATCGATACAATAAAGGCAGAAAATAAATCCACAGCTGAAAAAAACTTTACCTCCATAATTTTTCTCCGACACCACATGCATGAAGATTTAAAATCTGAGTACTTAGAAGTCAAGGATCCttttattttatgggaaaatctaAAGGATAGGTTCGATCACCAGAAACTAGTTTATCTACCTGCAGCTGAAAATGATTGGGCTAATTTAAGACTTCAGGATTTTAAGAGTGTCCGAGCATATAGCTCTGCTTTGTTCAAAATAAGTTCTAGGCTTATTATGTGTGGTGAGAAAGTTACAGAAAAAAGAAAAATCGATAAAACACTATCAACTTTTCACCCCAACAATATCAACTTAGCAGAGATGTACAGGAAGCACAAATTCACTAAGTTCGGGGATCTTCTATCAACTCTCCTCGTTGCTGAACAAAATCATGAATTGGTGATTAAGAATCATCAATCCCGTCCAACAGGATCTGCCCCATTACCTGAAATAAATAACATGTCATTCCAGCAGAATATACGTGGAAAAGGGTATAGAGGTGGATGA